One Sediminibacillus dalangtanensis genomic region harbors:
- the ribE gene encoding riboflavin synthase yields MFTGIVEEKGKVTSIHRKQESLTMNIAAETVTSDVRIGDSISVNGVCLTVTSFQETDFTVDIIPETFRTSSLSDVAPGTYVNLERAMRAQDRFGGHFVSGHVDAVGIITHKWKEANAVYITIEVSSEGIPYLSEKGSVAVDGTSLTVFAVHPSAFTISLIPETQRATILAEKQTGETVNLEYDVLAKYIDRLLAAKYQSSAEGTAGKVTAEKLQQFGFLD; encoded by the coding sequence TTGTTTACTGGTATTGTCGAAGAAAAGGGAAAAGTAACATCCATTCATCGCAAGCAGGAGTCGTTGACGATGAACATAGCGGCTGAAACGGTGACAAGCGATGTGAGAATAGGCGACAGTATTTCGGTGAATGGTGTCTGTCTGACCGTCACGTCTTTTCAAGAGACTGACTTTACGGTGGACATCATTCCCGAAACATTCCGTACCTCCTCGCTGTCCGATGTCGCTCCTGGAACTTACGTTAATTTGGAACGGGCCATGCGTGCTCAGGATCGATTCGGGGGGCATTTTGTCTCCGGGCATGTAGACGCGGTAGGTATCATCACCCATAAATGGAAAGAAGCAAATGCAGTTTATATAACCATCGAAGTCTCCTCAGAGGGGATACCATATCTTTCGGAAAAGGGGTCAGTCGCAGTGGACGGCACTTCCTTGACCGTGTTTGCCGTCCATCCATCGGCTTTTACGATCTCGTTGATTCCCGAAACGCAGCGGGCAACCATTCTCGCTGAAAAGCAGACAGGAGAAACCGTCAACCTGGAATATGACGTGCTGGCAAAATACATCGATCGTCTCCTGGCGGCAAAATATCAATCTTCTGCAGAAGGAACGGCCGGGAAAGTAACCGCGGAAAAACTACAGCAATTTGGCTTTTTAGATTAG
- the ribD gene encoding bifunctional diaminohydroxyphosphoribosylaminopyrimidine deaminase/5-amino-6-(5-phosphoribosylamino)uracil reductase RibD, whose amino-acid sequence MASKETYMDTALALAEVTIGQTSPNPSVGAVVVKDGNVIGMGSHLQAGSAHAEVHALRQAGEAAADAVMYVTLEPCSHHGKTPPCADLIVEHQLAKVYIACLDPNPEVAGRGVERLRQAGIEVEVGLRQEKAVELNRRFFKQIREKSPFVTLKAAMTLDGKTAASTGDSRWVTSAAAREDVHRQRDLHDAVLVGIGTVMADDPRLTVRLPEGGKQPIRIVLDSDLRIPAGSHLLTSPEAPTWLICGSSADTEQSKLIKPHVKVFQLGTKKVELDSVLKLLGDEGVQSVYVEGGSAVHGSFIETGLFDECHWYIAPLLLGGSDAISVVGGVSPERMGQAKQLDIKSVEKIGGDLKVIAIPKKEAE is encoded by the coding sequence TTGGCATCAAAAGAAACCTATATGGATACAGCGTTGGCATTGGCAGAAGTGACCATTGGACAAACGAGTCCGAACCCTTCTGTCGGTGCGGTCGTCGTGAAAGACGGCAACGTGATCGGCATGGGCAGCCACTTGCAGGCAGGGAGTGCACATGCAGAAGTGCATGCGTTGAGACAAGCGGGAGAAGCGGCGGCAGATGCAGTGATGTATGTCACCTTGGAACCGTGCTCCCATCATGGCAAAACTCCGCCATGTGCCGATTTAATTGTGGAACATCAATTAGCGAAAGTCTACATTGCGTGTTTGGATCCCAATCCCGAAGTGGCGGGCCGTGGTGTGGAAAGGTTGCGTCAGGCAGGAATCGAGGTCGAAGTGGGCTTGAGACAGGAAAAGGCGGTGGAGCTCAATCGCCGGTTTTTTAAACAAATCAGAGAAAAGTCACCTTTCGTTACATTGAAAGCGGCCATGACTTTGGACGGCAAAACGGCAGCCAGTACTGGTGACAGCCGCTGGGTCACGTCGGCAGCGGCAAGAGAGGATGTTCATCGGCAGCGTGACCTTCATGACGCTGTTCTGGTCGGTATTGGAACAGTAATGGCAGATGACCCGCGCCTGACTGTCAGGCTTCCGGAAGGCGGCAAACAGCCGATCCGTATTGTGCTGGACAGCGATTTGCGCATTCCTGCTGGCAGCCACCTGCTGACTAGTCCCGAAGCGCCAACGTGGTTGATTTGTGGCTCCTCAGCCGACACGGAGCAATCCAAGCTGATAAAACCGCATGTGAAAGTATTCCAGCTCGGCACAAAGAAAGTAGAACTGGACTCCGTGTTGAAACTGCTGGGAGATGAGGGTGTTCAGTCTGTCTATGTAGAAGGCGGAAGTGCCGTTCATGGCTCTTTTATCGAAACAGGATTGTTTGATGAGTGTCATTGGTATATTGCTCCGCTCCTTCTTGGTGGCAGTGATGCCATTTCAGTGGTGGGTGGTGTCTCGCCGGAACGGATGGGACAAGCAAAACAGCTGGACATTAAATCGGTCGAAAAAATCGGCGGCGACCTCAAAGTCATTGCCATACCAAAAAAGGAGGCGGAGTGA
- a CDS encoding bifunctional 3,4-dihydroxy-2-butanone-4-phosphate synthase/GTP cyclohydrolase II, with amino-acid sequence MFQTIDEALQDLRAGKMVIVVDDENRENEGDLVMLAEHATPESINFMAKEGRGLICAPMDKELADKLRLPAMVEENSDTYGTAFTISIDHEETDTGISAYDRALTIQKLIEEKTEAAAFKRPGHVFPLVAKQAGVLERTGHTEAAVDLAKLAGSKPAGVICEIMNGDGTMARLPELEKMAERFDLSLITIQDLVAYRKVNDILINKEITIKLPTAYGEFNLTAYTEKFTGKEHLALFKGEISPEKPVLVRIHSECLTGDVFGSHRCDCGPQLEQALQEIEAAGTGVLIYMRQEGRGIGLLNKLKAYKLQEQGFDTVEANHQLGFPADLRDYAVSAQMLKDLGVRKLQLLTNNPRKISGLSDYGLEVTERKAIQIPANKNNERYLQTKKAKLDHLFDFPSSN; translated from the coding sequence ATGTTCCAAACGATAGACGAGGCATTACAAGACTTGCGGGCAGGAAAAATGGTCATTGTCGTTGACGATGAAAACCGGGAAAACGAAGGGGATTTGGTTATGCTTGCAGAGCATGCCACTCCTGAATCGATCAACTTCATGGCCAAGGAAGGCAGGGGGCTCATCTGTGCCCCGATGGACAAAGAGCTGGCCGATAAATTGCGTCTGCCGGCTATGGTGGAAGAAAACAGCGACACCTATGGAACGGCGTTTACCATCAGTATCGACCACGAGGAAACCGACACAGGAATCAGTGCTTACGACCGGGCACTGACCATCCAAAAATTGATTGAGGAGAAGACAGAAGCGGCTGCTTTTAAACGGCCGGGTCACGTGTTCCCGTTGGTCGCCAAACAGGCCGGTGTTCTCGAGCGTACGGGTCATACGGAGGCTGCAGTCGACCTGGCGAAACTTGCAGGTTCTAAGCCCGCAGGCGTGATCTGTGAAATCATGAACGGGGATGGCACCATGGCGAGGCTGCCGGAGTTGGAGAAAATGGCAGAACGGTTTGACTTATCGCTGATCACCATTCAAGACTTAGTTGCCTACCGTAAAGTGAATGATATCTTGATCAATAAAGAAATAACGATCAAGCTGCCGACAGCCTATGGGGAATTTAATCTCACTGCTTACACGGAAAAATTCACAGGCAAGGAGCACCTCGCCCTTTTCAAGGGTGAGATAAGTCCAGAGAAACCTGTCCTCGTGCGGATTCACTCAGAATGTTTGACGGGAGATGTTTTTGGTTCCCATCGCTGTGATTGCGGACCACAGCTCGAGCAGGCTCTGCAAGAGATCGAGGCAGCTGGAACTGGCGTGCTGATATACATGCGTCAGGAAGGTAGAGGAATTGGCTTGCTGAATAAACTGAAGGCTTACAAGCTGCAGGAGCAAGGTTTTGACACTGTCGAAGCAAACCACCAGCTGGGTTTTCCAGCAGACTTACGAGACTATGCAGTTAGTGCCCAAATGTTAAAGGACCTTGGCGTCCGGAAGCTGCAGCTATTGACCAATAACCCGCGGAAAATTTCCGGGTTGAGCGATTATGGGTTGGAAGTGACGGAAAGAAAAGCAATCCAAATACCGGCAAACAAAAACAATGAAAGATACTTGCAAACGAAAAAAGCAAAGCTTGACCATTTATTTGATTTTCCCAGCAGCAACTGA